CAATTAAATTACCCTTGATAACAGAGTTTGATAGAATATCAATTCTCTCTGTAGCTGTAACATCGCCTAAAATTTGACCTGCAATTACAGCCTCTTTTACGTTTATATCACCCTCAAATAAAGCACTATCTTCAATGTATAAAGTTCCTCCAGATAGGATTGAACCATTATATTTACCCTTAATTTTTAAATGTTTATCAAAGGTTAAGTTTCCCTTATAAGATGTATTTACCCCTAGTTCTGCGATTTTATTTTCATTCTTCAAAATTA
Above is a genomic segment from Thiospirochaeta perfilievii containing:
- a CDS encoding bactofilin family protein; this translates as MKNENKIAELGVNTSYKGNLTFDKHLKIKGKYNGSILSGGTLYIEDSALFEGDINVKEAVIAGQILGDVTATERIDILSNSVIKGNLIAPTIKIADGVQIEGRCQMIQDSDTVDIFSTSVSQLKKSVSII